The Chryseobacterium geocarposphaerae genome has a window encoding:
- a CDS encoding acyl-CoA thioesterase: MGKEVSKTVKIRFIDCDPLGHLNNVRYLDYMLNAREDHVEEFYGFTYEEYTKKTGCTWVTIQNEIAYLKEVKYNTVVVITSKTIEIQDRTSKVELLMKSEDGKTIYAVFWLSVIYFNVKTRRSEVQPKELVDMFSKYHVDLEQKDFQSRVKFLRSQNAKNS; the protein is encoded by the coding sequence ATGGGAAAAGAAGTATCAAAAACGGTTAAAATCCGTTTTATAGATTGTGATCCGCTTGGTCATCTTAATAATGTAAGATACTTAGATTATATGCTGAATGCAAGGGAAGATCATGTTGAGGAGTTTTATGGTTTTACTTACGAAGAATATACAAAGAAAACGGGGTGTACCTGGGTAACGATTCAGAACGAAATTGCCTATTTGAAAGAAGTAAAGTATAATACAGTTGTAGTAATCACAAGCAAAACCATAGAAATTCAAGATAGAACTTCGAAAGTTGAACTGTTGATGAAAAGTGAGGACGGAAAAACAATCTATGCTGTTTTCTGGCTTTCTGTAATTTATTTTAATGTGAAAACGAGACGTTCAGAAGTTCAACCTAAGGAACTGGTAGATATGTTTAGCAAGTATCATGTAGATCTGGAACAAAAAGATTTTCAATCCAGAGTTAAATTTTTAAGATCTCAAAACGCGAAAAACTCATAA
- the rfbD gene encoding dTDP-4-dehydrorhamnose reductase, producing the protein MKKILVTGSNGQLGNCIKHIAENFENKYEFIFTDSQTLDVTNSEQVQSLFYDNKPDFCINASAYTAVDLAEKEPEKAFAVNAEGVANIAEACAEFKTILIHVSTDYVFDGETNLDYAEDDFTNPIGVYGQSKLKGEELALDINPKTIILRTSWLYSEFNKNFVKTMLNLFSQKEELGIVADQFGQPTNANDLAEAIMAIIEAKNKTFGVFHFSNYPETTWFEFAQKIAEFSKSNIKLNPLTTEQYPTPAKRPKRSTMCLDKIEKTYKIEPKHWENSLEDCIGVLSK; encoded by the coding sequence ATGAAAAAAATATTGGTTACGGGAAGTAACGGTCAACTGGGAAACTGTATAAAGCATATTGCTGAGAATTTTGAAAATAAATACGAGTTTATCTTTACAGATTCGCAAACCCTTGATGTGACAAATTCAGAACAGGTACAAAGCCTTTTTTACGATAACAAACCTGACTTTTGTATTAATGCTTCTGCGTATACTGCAGTAGATCTTGCTGAAAAAGAGCCTGAAAAAGCTTTTGCTGTAAATGCGGAAGGTGTTGCTAATATTGCAGAAGCCTGTGCCGAATTTAAAACCATTCTTATCCATGTTTCCACAGATTATGTTTTTGATGGAGAAACAAACCTGGATTATGCCGAAGATGATTTTACAAATCCAATCGGGGTTTATGGACAGTCGAAACTGAAGGGGGAAGAATTAGCTTTAGATATTAATCCCAAAACAATCATTTTAAGAACGTCTTGGTTGTATTCAGAGTTTAATAAAAACTTTGTGAAAACAATGCTGAATTTATTTTCTCAAAAAGAAGAGCTGGGAATTGTTGCAGACCAGTTTGGTCAGCCAACCAATGCTAATGATTTGGCAGAAGCAATAATGGCAATTATTGAAGCTAAAAATAAAACATTTGGTGTTTTCCACTTCTCAAATTACCCTGAAACCACTTGGTTTGAATTTGCTCAAAAAATTGCGGAATTTTCCAAATCAAATATTAAACTGAATCCACTTACAACAGAACAGTATCCAACTCCGGCAAAAAGACCGAAGAGAAGTACAATGTGTTTGGATAAAATAGAAAAAACCTATAAAATAGAACCTAAACATTGGGAAAACAGCTTGGAAGATTGTATCGGTGTTCTTTCAAAATAA